A stretch of the Alnus glutinosa chromosome 6, dhAlnGlut1.1, whole genome shotgun sequence genome encodes the following:
- the LOC133870397 gene encoding protein NRT1/ PTR FAMILY 5.10-like: protein MGKIFRTQLFLYGVWLVSIEMAISTIEAPLLSDTVDGAVDYKGRPVLRSTFRSWRSASFILGVEVAERFAYNGINCNLITYLTGPLGQSTVTAAENVNAWSGTAQLLPLLGAFVADSFLGRYRTIIIASLIYILGLGLLTLSAMLPTGTTSDYVDTKISLGSSNQLQVTLFFVSLYLVAVGEGGHKPCVQAFGADQFDGQDPEECKARSSFFNWWYLGVCGGSVVTILVLTYVQENLSWGLGFGIPCIVMVAALGVFLLGTRTYRYTTKGDEKNPFLRIGRVFVTAVRNWRTTASAIACEEEAHGTLPHHSSQQFKFLNKALLSPDGSKEAGKVCTFSEVEEAKTVLRLVPIWVTSLGYAIAFAQISTFFTKQGSTMDRTIFPGFEIPAASLQCLVCLSSVLLIPIYDCIAVPIARAFTRKPSGITMLQRIGTGMLISAFSMVVAALVEMKRLKTAKEYGLVDIPDVTVPMSVWWLVPQYVLWGAADVFTVIGLQEFFYDQVPTDLRSVGLALCLSTNGIGSFLSSFLVSVIEEATGGDGRDSWFADNLNRAHLDYFYWLLAGISTVALAAFLCCAKSYIYNRPSTI, encoded by the exons ATGGGAAAGATATTTCGTACACAACTTTTCCTTTACGGCGTGTGGTTGGTCTCAATTGAAATGGCCATCTCTACGATCGAGGCCCCACTGCTATCAGACACCGTCGATGGCGCCGTTGACTACAAAGGCCGTCCGGTCCTCCGATCAACCTTCCGCAGCTGGAGATCCGCATCCTTCATCCTAG GTGTGGAAGTGGCGGAGAGGTTCGCGTACAATGGAATCAACTGCAACCTCATAACGTACCTGACTGGGCCGCTGGGGCAGTCCACGGTCACGGCGGCCGAGAACGTGAACGCGTGGTCTGGAACGGCGCAGCTGCTGCCTTTGTTGGGTGCATTTGTCGCCGATTCTTTTCTGGGGCGCTACCGCACCATTATTATTGCCTCTCTCATCTACATCCTG GGACTAGGCTTGCTGACTCTGTCGGCTATGCTTCCTACTGGCACCACTTCGGACTACGTAGACACCAAAATCTCGCTAGGTTCTTCAAATCAGCTGCAAGTAACCTTGTTCTTTGTATCTCTATATCTTGTAGCCGTTGGGGAAGGTGGACACAAGCCTTGTGTTCAGGCTTTTGGAGCCGATCAGTTTGATGGGCAAGATCCAGAGGAGTGCAAAGCCAGAAGCTCATTCTTCAACTGGTGGTATCTTGGTGTATGTGGGGGTTCTGTAGTAACAATTTTGGTCCTAACCTATGTACAAGAGAACCTTAGCTGGGGTCTGGGATTTGGGATCCCCTGTATAGTAATGGTTGCTGCATTGGGTGTTTTCTTGCTTGGTACCAGGACTTACCGGTATACTACTAAAGGGGATGAGAAAAACCCATTTCTGAGAATTGGTCGAGTGTTTGTAACCGCAGTTAGAAATTGGCGGACTACTGCTTCGGCGATCGCTTGTGAAGAGGAAGCTCACGGAACCCTGCCGCACCATAGCTCTCAACAATTCAA GTTCCTGAATAAAGCTTTGCTGTCCCCAGATGGTTCAAAAGAAGCTGGCAAGGTGTGTACTTTCAGTGAGGTTGAAGAAGCAAAGACAGTTCTAAGGCTTGTTCCCATATGGGTTACAAGCTTGGGATACGCTATTGCGTTTGCACAGATCTCAACTTTCTTTACCAAGCAAGGTTCTACCATGGATAGAACAATTTTTCCCGGCTTTGAAATACCAGCTGCTTCGCTGCAATGTCTTGTCTGCCTGTCCTCTGTTCTCCTCATTCCCATATATGACTGCATCGCCGTTCCTATTGCAAGGGCTTTCACGAGGAAACCCTCCGGCATCACGATGTTACAAAGAATTGGAACCGGGATGCTTATATCGGCGTTTAGCATGGTAGTTGCAGCTCTAGTCGAAATGAAAAGGCTGAAAACTGCTAAAGAATATGGGCTGGTTGATATACCAGATGTGACTGTTCCAATGAGTGTGTGGTGGTTGGTTCCTCAATATGTCTTGTGGGGAGCTGCTGATGTTTTCACCGTGATTGGCCTCCAAGAGTTCTTCTATGATCAGGTCCCAACTGATTTAAGGAGTGTGGGTCTCGCCCTCTGCCTCAGTACTAATGGCATTGGGAGCTTTTTAAGCAGCTTTCTAGTCTCTGTCATTGAGGAAGCAACTGGCGGGGATGGCCGAGATAGCTGGTTTGCTGATAATCTTAACAGGGCACATCTTGATTACTTTTACTGGCTGCTTGCAGGAATCAGTACAGTAGCATTGGCTGCCTTCTTGTGTTGTGCAAAATCTTACATTTATAATAGGCCAAGTACAATCTAG